The DNA sequence GGCGAGGGTCGTCCACGAGTTCATCCGCCAGTACCGCAAGCTCGAAGTCAAAGGGGGCGTCGTTGAGGGGAAGGTGGTCGATGCGGACACCATCAAGGCCCTGGCCGACCTTCCCGCCCGTCCGGAACTGATCGCGAGGGTCGTGGGCGGCGCGCGGGCGCCCCTGTATGGACTCGTGGGCGTGCTCACCGGGCTGCAGCGCAGCCTCGTGGGGGCCCTGGATCAGATTCGGCAGAAGCGGGCGGCAGGTGGTGCGTAGCAGATGGAGCAGGCATTCTAAGGGAGAACGGCGGACGGCCACAGGAGGGTAGCCATGGCAAAGATGAGCACGGCGGAGATCGTGGACGTGATCGGCAACCTGACGGTGTTGGAGCTGGCGGACCTGGTCAAGGCGCTGGAGGAGAAGTTCGGCGTGACCGCCGCAGCGCCGGTCGCCGTCGCAGCCGCTCCGGCGGCGGCCCCGGGCGCGGCGGTAGAAGAGCAGACCGAGTTCGACGTCATCCTCAAGGGCGCGGGGTCCAACAAGATCCAGGTCATCAAGGTGGTCCGCGAGTTGACGGGCCTGGGACTGAAGGAGGCCAAGGACCTGGTGGACGGCGCGCCCAAGCCGGTCAAAGAGAAGGTCACAAAGGAGGAGGCCGAGGCGATCCGGGCGAAACTCACCGAGGTAGGCGCAGAGGTCGAAGTCAAGTGAGCGGGCCCGGTACCGCCGGGTACGCTGTCCGTCCCGAACCGGTGGGAAGGGTGAGTCTTGCCGGTTGACGGGAAAATCCCCCGTGTGCTATTTTTCGAAGGTGCGTTTCGGCTAGGGGCCGGACGTACGGTTATCTTTTCCCGCGTTGCCGTCGCCGGTGGATCCGTCGGAGGAGGAACGGGCCGAGGAGTTGTGGATTCACAGGAGGAGCGAGGCTGTCCGGTTCAAGCCCCGCTTCTCGTTGTTTCCGGACTGGCCGATTTCCGACGGGTCGACGGCGGCTTCGCCCCCGGGGGGAGTTTGACACAGACGCCAGATTGGGTTCTCTGGTGCTGACCCGGCACGATCGTCCGTCTGGCCGCGACTGCGGCCGGGTGGCGTCGTGCGTGGGTTTCGTGTGTCTGTGACCGTTCCGCGACCGTCTCCACATCCCGGCGCTCGCCGGATCCACGGATGGAGGTGACCGCCACGAAAGCGTCCATGGAAGTGCGCAAGCAGCCCAACGGCCGGTTCGCGTTCGACCGTGTCCCGCGTCTGGGGACGGGCCGCATCGTCAGGCGCGGCCGCCGCGAACGGATCTCCTTCGGAAAGCTACCGGACGTGCTGGACCTCCCGGATCTGGTGGAGGTCCAGCGTCGATCGTTCCGCTGGTTCATCGAGGAAGGCATCCGCGAGGTCTTCGCCGAGGTCTCGCCGATCCAGGACTTCACCGGCAACCTCGAGCTGCACTTTGCGGTGCCGGACGAGAAGCGGCGGCGCAGGTCGGCTGACAACCCCGACATCTTCCGGTTCACGGAGGGCACGCTCGACTACGGCGGCTACTACTTCGAAGCGCCCAAGTACAGCGCCGACGAGTGCCGCGAGCGCGACGCCAACTACAGTGCCGCGCTGAAGGTCCGAGTCCGCCTGGTGATCAAGGAGACGGGGGAGATCAAGGAACAGGACGTCTTCATGGGCGACTTCCCGCTCATGACCCGCGACGGCACCTTCGTGATCAACGGCGCGGAGCGGGTCGTGGTCAGCCAGCTCGTGCGGTCGGCGGGTGTCTACTACAGCTACATCACAGACAGCAACGGGCGTCGGCTGCCCGCCGCGACGGTGATCCCCAGCCGCGGTGCGTGGCTGGAGTTCGAGATGGATGCCAGCGGCGGCGTGTTCGTTCGGATCGACCGCACGCGCAAGCTGCCGGCGACGGTTCTGCTGCGTGCGGTGGGATATGAGACCGATGAGATGCTGCGCCGGCTGTACGGCGACGACAAGGCCATCGTGGCCACGATGGAGAAGGACCCCACCCGGGATCGCAACTCCGCGATCATCGAGATCTACAAGCGGCTGCGGCCGGGGGATCCGCCCACGATCGAATCGGCCAGCAACCTCCTGCACACGCTGTTCTTCGAACCGCGGCGCTACGACCTCGGGCGGGTGGGGCGCTACAAGCTGAACAAGAAGCTCAACCTGGACGTCCCAGCGGACCAGCGGGTCCTGGCCCCGGAAGACATCGCGCAGATCGTCCGCTACCTCATCGCGCTGAACAACGGCGAGGGGGAGGTCGACGACATCGATCACCTGGGCAACCGCCGCGTGCGGTCGGTGGGTGAGCTGCTGCAGAACCAGTTTCGCATCGGTATGCTCCGCATGGAGCGCGTGATCCGGGAGCGCATGACGATCCAGGAGATCGGCCAGATCACCCCCCAGGTGCTGATCAACATCCGGCCGGTGACCGCGGCGATTAAGGAGTTCTTCGGGTCCAGCCAGCTTTCCCAGTTCATGGACCAGACCAACCCGCTGTCTGAGCTGCGGCACAAGCGGCGGCTGAGCGCGCTCGGACCGGGCGGGCTGAGCCGCGAACGTGCCGGATTCGAGGTGCGCGACGTCCACACCTCCCACTACGGCCGCATGTGCCCGATTGAGACGCCGGAAGGACCGAACATCGGGCTGATCTCCTCGCTGGCGACCTATGCCCGCGTCAGCGAGCTGGGGTTCATCGAGACGCCGTACCGACGGGTTCGGGGCGGGAAGGTCACCCGCGAGATCGTCTACCTGACCGCGGACGACGAGGAGCGGTACACCATCGC is a window from the Armatimonadota bacterium genome containing:
- the rplL gene encoding 50S ribosomal protein L7/L12 — translated: MAKMSTAEIVDVIGNLTVLELADLVKALEEKFGVTAAAPVAVAAAPAAAPGAAVEEQTEFDVILKGAGSNKIQVIKVVRELTGLGLKEAKDLVDGAPKPVKEKVTKEEAEAIRAKLTEVGAEVEVK